The window TAAATACATAGCAGTCACCTTCAGGTatcaggagaaaaaagcagctgcCCAGCTGGAGCCACATCTTCATACTCCCTTGTCTTTGCTTATCTGCACCCTCGTATGAGGCCCCTGTAGGTGGAGAGGTTGATTCCCAGTAGCTGGGGTGGGGAGAGCAGTGTTTGTAtgttccagccctgctctgagtgGTTCCTTGGTTGGCTCCTCAGGCTCGTGGAAGTGAAGGGCATGGCTGACCGAATCATCAGCATGCGGAATCAGCTGGTGTCCAACCTCAAGAAAGAGGGATCCTCCCACAACTGGCAGCACATCACTGACCAGATTGGCATGTTCTGCTTCACAGGGCTGAAGCCTGAGCAGGTACACACAATTCCTGTGGTCTCAAAGTGTCATTTGTGGTCCTTATTAGTAAGTTGTTGATTGCAGATGCCAAAATGAGCCCTTGTAAGCGGTTCTTCTTTGGGAAAAATATCCTCCAAGCTCTCAGCACTGGCGCATCATGGGGACATGGGTCTTGTTCTGTTCCCTGCTGTACCTGGGGAGGTTGAAAGCAAATGTAGCCTGGATGTCTATCAAAGGAAGCAGTCACTTGGTGCTGCTCTGAGGTGACTCTTCCAGCTGAACATCTGCAGTGTTGCTGCATGGCCTCAGAGCTTAGCAGCATCTCTTGGCACTGCAGACTGCAGATAGTGGGATGCCCTGTCTGCTGGCACCCCAGTTTGCTTTGAGTTTTGGCAAACTGGGTAAATTTGCACTCTGCTGACAGAGCAGAGGTTGGCCTGCAGTTAACTGTGCTCTTTCTCCCCAGGTGGAGCGGCTGATAAAGGAGTTCTCCGTCTACATGACAAAGGATGGACGCATTTCTGTGGCAGGAGTTTCATCAGGCAATGTAGGTTACTTGGCTCATGCCATCCATCAAGTCACAAAGTAAAGACAAAGGTGCCCTGGAGCTGGTGGCTTTCCCTTTCCCACCAGTTGAAgacagggagggaaaagaaacaagcagAATACTTCCAACCACAGCACTTGAAGCCGCCGCTGAATGTATCTTGTAGATGAGTTCTTGTAGAAGCCTAGTCAAATCCTCCCTGCATTGTGGAGCAGGGACATCATTGCTGGCTCCTGCTCATCACAGCTGTTCTTCCCTGCTGTCCATCCTTTCTCCATCAGCCCCAGCACTCATCTGCACTGGAGGAAGCAAATGCTTAACAATGCCATCCTACTGGTGTAGGCACCAAAGGCTTCCGAAGCCCACACTCATTTTCCCATGAGAAGGCTTTGTGAGGATGTTGGCTGCTGGCCCAAGTGGCAGTGGGCAGGGGGCTGGGTGGGCTGACTGGGAGGGCTGCTCCAGTGTGCTGCTCCCACCTCCTCAGCTGGTCCCTGCTTCCAGCAGGCTCCATCTTCCTCcatcctcccagcccagggctgggcagcaccaAAGCTGTCCTCTGACAACCAGCTCTGAGGACTTCTTACTACCAAATTCTGCTCCATCGTTGGCTTCGCTCCTTCCATCTGGGACTCTTCTTTCAGGTGTAATTCACAGTGGCATCAGTGCATGGGGCAGACCAGTGTCTCTCCTCTAAACCTGCCTCCTTCTCCTGATTTCACTCTCATACTCTGAGGTGAAATTTTCTCATTCCCCCCAATAAGAACCGCCTCTGAAAACTGCTCTGTGATGGTCTCTGCCTCGCCCCATTCCCACCCCAAGTCCAGCAGTCCAGGCCTGTACATTCAGCAACCCTCCCTTCGTCTTTGTGTGTTCCAAAGCCATAACCCAAGAGGTtggccctgctgtgtccctctCATCTGCTCTGTTCAACCAGATTTCTGGTGACACCAGAAGACAGGAAGGAAAGATCCTGAGGGAAGTTTGAGAGCTGATGACTGTCCTTCTGAACTGTGTCCCTGAGGTCCTGTGACTGACTGGACTATGATTTTTAATCCAAATAAACGGGTGCATGGCTACATTGAGCTTGGGACGTCATCCTGTCAGTGTGCAGCTGGATCCTGTCCCTTCCATGCACCAAACATTCCCTCCTGGGGATGTGCCATCAGCCAGGGTCTTGTATGGCCAGTGAAACCCTGATCTCCTGAGAACCCATATAGGCAGTTCCCACTGGTGTGCTCTAAGAGTACAGGGCTGTGTAAGCTGAGGTCCCAGGGTGGGAGTTGGTATCATGGAGCTCAAAGCCTACGGGGTTGAATGTAGATGTTGCTGGGAAGAGGACAAGTTCCCAGACTATCTGCCTTGGGACATGGGGTTATCCTCAACGGCTGGAGCACGACAGTCTCTCCTTGTGGCAGCCCAGGGAGCCTCCTGAGGCAGGTTTGGGGGCATTACCTCTGAGTCTGCATGAGCTTTCTTCATCTGTTGGCACCTTTCCCCTCTGCAGCCATACCAGGGTATTTAGCAGAGCAGTCTTCATTTCTCattcctgcccagggcagtcgTGTGGCCCTTGGAGCTGCGACAGAGCAGTCTAGTGCACCTCTCGCAGTCTAGGGCAAGTTGTTGCCACACTTGCTGGCAGGCTGAAGCCTCCCGCGGCTCCCTGAAGGAGGGTTTGCACTTCCACACCGCTTGTTTACTGGCCCGGTGCCCACAGCCGCTGCTTGCTGTCCTTTGTGCAATAAACCGCTTTCcgtgctgccgctgctgctgctgccgtgGGTGCTGCCCGCGGCGCTGCGGGTTCCTGTGCTGTGGTCCCCGGTTCTGCGTGGCTCGGGGAGCTGCCTCCTCCAGCCCTTTTACCCTGCCTGGGGTGGCTCTCTCGCCCGTTCTCTGTACAATAAAAGCAccctggagcacagccctgtcTCGTCCTCTCCTTGCCGCGGGTCCCCGCGGGGCTCGGCCGCAGGGCCGGTTGTCCGAAGAGGGGGGAGCCCCTCCACGATGCTCCCAGGGATGCGGGGCCGGACTACAACCCCCGGCATGCAGCGGGCAGGGCGGAGCCGCCGCTGCGCTGCCACCGCCTCCGAGCCcggcaggggctggggctggggctgggaccggggccggggccgagCGGAGCGGGGCGCGCTCCCACCGCCCGGTGAGTGGGGCCGGGCTGCGGCGGTACCGGGGGTGGGGGGGCCCAGCGCTCCGCTGGGGCAGCGCCGCGTCCCCGGGGTATCCCCCGCGACAGCGGGGTGACCGCCACCGGCTCCGGGCCTTGCATTTTTGGGCAGGGGTCGCCGTCGAGGCCCCTGCGGGGCCGCAGGTCTGTCGAGTCACCCTCGGAGAAGCTCTTGCTCTCGGGGTTTCTGGTTGTCAGAGTATGGCGGCTTTGCCTGGGGGAAAGGACCCTTCGGTATCCTCCCCCGGCGCTGAGAGAAGCATCGACCCCGTGCGGCATCCTCTGCCGGGTGGAAGCTGCAGCCCACGCGGCCCCACCGGCTCGTCCCCTCTACGCTCCTGTCCACGGGGCAGAGGGCAGCCCTTCCTCCCGTTCCCCGGCAATCTTTGAAGAGGATTCGTAGCACAAGCACGGGGTTTAAATAGCCCAGACGCAAAGGGTGGACTGGGCAGGAAGAGTCTGTGTAGATATCGTcgagggaaaaaaggaaaaagatttccCTTTTAAAGAGATTTCCCTTGGATGTGTGGGTCCCTGCAAAGCACTGCCAGGTTTTGAGGGTTGATTTCCTCCAGCTTGGAGGCCCTGGGATGAGGTCTAGGTTGTCCAACCCCAAAAGCTGCGATGCTGGAAACACCAGATCTTCAGGTCCAAAAGCTTCTGAGACATCTCGTGCTGGTGATCCCCTTGGGCGTGCACTGGAAGGGGCCAGTCCTGCTTTCCCTGGTGACACGGTGTTTCTGCTGCACACGTGGGTCATTCCTGTTGAGCTCAGCCTTGCCCTTTACCCAGGAGCACGTGTACAGAGGCTCTTGCAGAGCTTGCAGGAATTGGGGCTGGAAATCAGGAAGTGGCCCTTGACACTGGGTCTCGTGCCCACGGAAGGGCGAGTCCTGCTGTGAGGCTGCAGCTTCCCAGCCTCACAGCCGGGGCTCAGCCCCCCATCCAACAGCAGCAGTGTCCTCTCCATGGATTCAGGGGACGAGAGGTGAGTTCTGCTGTGTCTTTGCTGGTGCGAGGACATCTTGGTGCTGTGAACCCCCAAGCTGAGACTCAGGGAACTTGTTTTCCTTATGTCTAGATCTGATGCCCAGGTTGCCCCTTGTAAACACAATTTAACTAACACTTAACTTCATCCCTTTCTAGGAGCAGGGCCTGACCCCCGTGttgctgcatccctgcctgcctgtttgctgccctccctgcctgatGGAGCTACTGCTGCCAAAGGACCCTCCTCTAGGAGATTGGCTTGGCCTGGCGCAGCACCACTAGTGGGACGTGGACAGTGGTGTGTGCCACCCTAGGAAGGACGATGGCTCAGGGCACTGGGAGCATCAACAGTGACTACAAGGATTGGGAGTGGAGCGATGATGCTGGGGAACGGGCcaggctcctgcagagccctaGTGTGGAGACAGTGCCCAAGAGTGCAGAGAGCCAAGGAAACGGTCTGGGGGCCACGTCGGCTCTGGGAGCTGTCTTCATTGTGGTCAACGCTGCCCTCGGGGCTGGACTGCTCAACTTCCCTGCTGCCTTCAGCATGGCCGGCGGTGTGGCTGCTGGTGTCACCCTGCAGATGGTGagagggtggggaagggaaagtCCCCTGTCCCATCCTGGGAGGGGGCATGAAGGGTTATGTGAACCCCAGAAAGGGCTGAGGGAGAACCAGGCTCCTGGGAAGAAGCTCTTCCCTCTGGTGAGGTGCACCAGAGATGCTCAGTGTGTTCAGGAGTGGCTGCCCAGGGTGGCTTTGGGGACTTTGTCATGTTTTTGCCTCAGTGTCCCCTCCGCGTCTCTTCCCATCTCGCAGTGCATGTTGATCTTCATCATCGGAGGTCTGGTGATCCTGGCATACTGCTCGCAGGCCAGCAATGAGCGGACCTACCAGGAGGTTGTGTGGGCTGTCTGTGGAAAGGTGCCTGGTGTGCTCTGTGAGGTGGCCATCGCTGTCTACACCTTTGGCACCTGTATCGCCTTCCTCATCATCATCGGAGACCAGGAGGACAAGAGTAAGTGTGTCCCACAGAGCAAAAAACAACCAGTTGCTGTCCCTTCAACTGGAAGGGACAACCTGTTTGTCCTGGCTCTTCCCACAGTCATTGCAGCTCTGGTGAAGGAGCCTGAGGAAGCTGGGAACAGCCACTGGTACACAGACCGCAAGTTTACCATCAGCATCACTgccttcctcctcatcctccctctctccataCCCAAGGAGATCGGCTTCCAGAAATATGCCAGGtgggtggggagagcccttgagggctgggagctggagtgAGCCAACCAGCACCCACCTACGCACAGTCACAGGGGATGGGAGAGTGGAAATGCTGTGGTTCTAGTGCCACATCTGCCTGTTCACTCTCTGCCTTCCTGTACCTCAGTTTCCCTAtctgggaagcagaggagctgctgagcaccATGCAGCCACAGTGTTGTATTTTGGGGCTTGTGTCCCTCCCTTCTGATTGCTGGTAGAAGGGAGAGCTGCTTTCAAGTGCAATTTCCCCTGTCTTTGGACATCCAGCAGACAGGAGAGCCAATAAGAGTCCCTGGACTGGGTGATCTGCTGGCCAGTCCTGCTCCACCAAGCATCTTGGTGTAACCTGCCTGATGCATCTGGGCCAGTGCCATCCAAGCAGTGTCTCTGCTTCAACACTTGCCTCTTTCTCCTGCCCAAAACCCAAGTCTGGCAGGTTTGCCACtcacaggagcacagggcagccccTGAGCCTCGTAGAATTGTGCTGACATCTGCTTGGGTGACAGAGAGTGACAGTGCCTGGCATATTCCCATGTGAAAGGAGAGCAAGGGTGGTTCTGATGGGGAGTGGAGTGGCTTGGGCTGTGCAAGGAGGAAGATGGGGCTGgagaggctgggaggagacCCTCCATGGATTGGGGAGACAGAGCACTGATGGTCTCCTATCTCCTCTTGCAGCTCCCTCAGTGTGATTGGCACCTGGTATGTCACTGCTGTCATTATCATCAAGTACATCTGGCCTGACAAGGAGCTGGTGCCTGTGGAGATCCCCACCAGGTGAGAGGAAATGACATAATGCTGCCAGTGCTATCACAATACTGCAGAACCCAGCAGGGGTGTGGGAGCAAGAGCTGCAAAGGGTTGGGACAAATCTTTCAGGACTCTCATCCCTGGATATGCTTCATGTTGCCGCCTTAACCTGCCATGGGGCTGCACCTCTGCCTGTTCCAGAGGAGCAGgtgatgaagaagaggaaaaggacttATTGAAGGTCCTCACAACTCCATTACAGGTTTTGAGGAGCACTTTCAGCTCTGATACATCTGGGCCCTGAGTTCCCTGTGCAATTCTTGTGCTCACTCAGCAGCAGGGGCTTTGTTTATTTGGGGATGATTTTGGTTATTTCCTTGGCCAGCACAGGCCCTGTGCCTTGTTCCCTCCCTCACAGTGGGATGTTTCTGGAGCCAATGCAAGCTGTGGGAATTTTAGGGCAGAGCAAAGGCTAGACCAGTTTTTTGCACTGCCCAGCTAGATCCTTATTTTCTGCTGATACTTTTGTCTGTTCAGGTTTGGCTAATTCTGTCTCATTGAAAAGCCCTAGTTTTCAGGGACTGACAGGTCCCACTCACTCCATGCAGTGGCATCATCCCAGGTGGGGGAATGCAATAACAGCAAAGACACTGAGCACTCCCAGCTCATCCTCCCCTGGGGCACTgggtgggggtgcagggggCCATGGTCTGACTGGTGGCTGTTtctctcccaccagcccctccacCTGGACAGCTGTCTTCAATGCCATGCCCACCATCTGCTTTGGGTTCCAGGTAAGGCCATGAGCCTGGCACTCCCCTTCCACACCATGGATGCTTCAGTGGGAGACCAGCATGATCCAAGGATGCTGCCCTGGGTGACTGCCCAAAACCTTCCTGATGTGCTCACTGCACAGCTTTGTGAGGAGATTGAAGCCCTTTTAACATATCACCACCTCTGGATGGAGACAGATCCGTTTCACCCCTGCTGGGAAGTACAGGGCAGCCTGACCCcaacattttcttctccagcaACAAACCTGGGGGGATCATGATATCACAACAAACCTGGGATATCACAAGTGGGATCCCACGTGGCTCAGCCCATTGTGTATCCCTGTTGTctctctgtgtcctggcagtgccacatgAGCAGTGTGCCCGTCTTTAACAGCATGAAGCAGCCGGAGGTGAAGACCTGGGGGGCCGTGGTGACAGTAGCCATGGTGATCGCTCTCTTTGTCTACACAGGCACCGGTAAGTGAGTGTGGCACACTCCTTGGAGAGGCAGTGACCTTCCAGAGGGCAGGGGCCTGCCAGTCAGCAAGGGACAGAATGGGTAGAGAGGGGAGTCCATCTAACCCTCTCttcactgtgccctgtgccataTCCATCCAAGTCTGGTTCTTCAAACATGAGTGCAGGAGACTTTTCCCTGTCCTCTGCTGATTGCTCCCTTCCTGGCAGGTGTCTGCGGCTTCCTAACCTTTGGAGCTGGGGTGGACCAGGATGTCTTGATGTCCTACCCCTCCAATGACATCCCTGTTGCCCTTGCCCGGGCCTTCATCATCCTCTGTGTGCTGACATCCTACCCCATCCTGCACTTCTGTGGCCGGTGAGCactgggggagggcagggactggTGTGGACAggaggggcagcacagggaaaaccCCTTGCCCTGGGTCTTTGCCTCCCACAGGGCTGTCTTGGAGGGTCTCTGGCTCCGCTACACTGGGGTGACAGTGGAAGAGGACGTGGTTCGGGAGCGGAGGAGGCGTGTGCTTCAGACCATCAGCTGGTTCCTCCTGACGCTGCTCCTGGCTCTCTTCATCCCTGACATCGGCAAAGTCATCTCCGTCATTGGGGGCTTGGCTGCCTGCTTCATCTTTGTCTTCCCAGGTAGGGCATCCTGGGATGCCCAGGGGCTGACAGAGGTCTCTTGGCCATGTGTCTTgaagagggagggagcaggatgGAGTCGCAGGAATGCAGAGGTTTTCagagaacaacaaaaatgtGGTGTGAGTTCAGTCAGCAGCCCAATTATTTCGACTGGACTCTGCTCTGTAACAGGCAGTGTGGCTCCCTGGCTTGTGGGGTGTCTGCTCAGTCCCCAGGGGACAGTCCTCATCAGGGTCTAATTTGCCTCCCCTGCCTTTCAGGGCTCTGTCTGATTCAAGCCAAGCTCTCTGAGATCCAAGAAACCAGGGCAATCAGGTAACTATAATGtgctttccctctccccacttCCCTTGTGGGTATTGGGGTGAAGGTCCCCTCTAAACGTGTCCTGTCCTCCTGCACTCGCAGCTGGTGGGCCCAGGTCAGCTACGGGGTGTTCATGGTCGTCCTCGGAGCCTTCATTTTCGGACAGACCACTGCCAATGCCATCTTCCTGGATCTCACAGCCTGACTTCTGCAGGCTGGACTGCACTGCTGCTTCTGAGGAAATGCAGGTTTCCCCTAGGACCAAAGGGAAGTGGGAAGAAAACACGTTGGTGTGTTGGGAAGATCCAAAAGGAGTGTTGTAACTTGGGGCTTGGCTGAACAAGCCCTGTGGTGGTTTGTATTTCATTGTCTTAAGGCGCCAGGCAGTCAGGCTTCTCTCAGCCCTGGCTCCCTGGGGAAGCCAGAGCAACACTACAAGGGAACCTGCAGTCCAGGGCAAGCCCTTTCTGGCCCTCAGGGTGGACACAAACACATCACTCTGTTAGGCATCACTAAGGGGTCATGGTTGGGGTTTGTGAAGCCATGCTGCTCTTGTCTGTGTACCCGTGTGCTGGTGGAGCTCCTCTCCACAGCTCAAACTCCTTCTTCTCCCAGCTTTGGAGGGAGAAAGTGTTTTGCATAAAGGGAACTAGTAATCATGTT is drawn from Pithys albifrons albifrons isolate INPA30051 chromosome 12, PitAlb_v1, whole genome shotgun sequence and contains these coding sequences:
- the SLC38A7 gene encoding sodium-coupled neutral amino acid transporter 7; protein product: MAQGTGSINSDYKDWEWSDDAGERARLLQSPSVETVPKSAESQGNGLGATSALGAVFIVVNAALGAGLLNFPAAFSMAGGVAAGVTLQMCMLIFIIGGLVILAYCSQASNERTYQEVVWAVCGKVPGVLCEVAIAVYTFGTCIAFLIIIGDQEDKIIAALVKEPEEAGNSHWYTDRKFTISITAFLLILPLSIPKEIGFQKYASSLSVIGTWYVTAVIIIKYIWPDKELVPVEIPTSPSTWTAVFNAMPTICFGFQCHMSSVPVFNSMKQPEVKTWGAVVTVAMVIALFVYTGTGVCGFLTFGAGVDQDVLMSYPSNDIPVALARAFIILCVLTSYPILHFCGRAVLEGLWLRYTGVTVEEDVVRERRRRVLQTISWFLLTLLLALFIPDIGKVISVIGGLAACFIFVFPGLCLIQAKLSEIQETRAISWWAQVSYGVFMVVLGAFIFGQTTANAIFLDLTA